A single genomic interval of Microbacterium sp. LWO14-1.2 harbors:
- a CDS encoding phosphoglyceromutase — MTATRTLILLRHGRSEWNELNLFTGWVDVRLNEQGREEARRGGELLAESGILPDVLHTSLLSRAIQTANIALDAADRLWIPVTRSWRLNERHYGALQGKDKAQTLEEFGPEQFQLWRRSFDVPPPVLDDDSEFSQVNDPRYAGIDGEVPRTESLKLVIDRLLPYWESAIVPDLEAGKTVLVTAHGNSLRGLVKHLEGISDADIAELNIPTGIPLVYELDENNVPTGPGRYLDPEAAAAGAAAVAAQGKK; from the coding sequence ATGACTGCGACGCGTACCCTGATCCTGCTCCGCCACGGCCGGAGCGAGTGGAACGAACTGAACCTCTTCACCGGCTGGGTGGACGTCCGCCTCAACGAGCAGGGCCGCGAGGAAGCCCGTCGTGGCGGCGAGCTGCTGGCCGAGTCCGGCATCCTCCCCGACGTGCTGCACACCTCGCTGCTGAGCCGCGCGATCCAGACCGCGAACATCGCGCTCGACGCCGCCGACAGGCTGTGGATCCCGGTGACCCGCTCCTGGCGTCTCAACGAGCGCCACTACGGCGCTCTGCAGGGCAAGGACAAGGCGCAGACTCTCGAGGAGTTCGGCCCAGAGCAGTTCCAGCTGTGGCGCCGTTCGTTCGACGTGCCGCCGCCCGTGCTCGACGACGACAGCGAGTTCAGCCAGGTGAACGACCCCCGCTACGCCGGCATCGACGGCGAGGTGCCCCGCACCGAGTCGCTCAAGCTCGTGATCGACCGCCTGCTGCCCTACTGGGAGAGCGCGATCGTCCCCGACCTCGAGGCGGGCAAGACGGTGCTCGTCACGGCGCACGGCAACTCGCTGCGCGGTCTCGTGAAGCACCTCGAGGGCATCAGCGACGCCGACATCGCGGAGCTCAACATCCCCACCGGCATCCCGCTGGTCTACGAGCTCGACGAGAACAACGTGCCCACCGGCCCTGGCCGATACCTCGACCCCGAGGCCGCAGCCGCCGGTGCGGCCGCGGTCGCCGCGCAGGGCAAGAAGTAA
- a CDS encoding ATP-binding protein has product MTLPQIALFALFVGVAMGVGLSLVVAWAYRTRARIESETSLVVPDGVTAVLGSMDDAACVVDTSGFVLAASKPAARFGIEVGAPLENPELRQLVRSVRADGAPATESLRLTRGGLSLDPRLVSARASAISPRMSLLVIRDVTEQERLDQMRRDFVANTSHELKTPVGAVTLLAEAIESASDDPAQVRHFASRISAEAARLGQLTGRIMSLSRLQADDALSDARSVSIDEVLASAIEAHVVQADSGGVEIARGGDRGVWVRGDSQILIEAFGNLIANAVAYSPRGSRVGVGVKADGEVVEVAVSDQGIGIAEADRERIFERFYRADEARSRRTGGTGLGLSIVKHATQRHGGEVLLWSRPGRGSTFTIRLPMIDAPSGLDQGKKSKKKRERKAAKAAARVRNGENE; this is encoded by the coding sequence ATGACCCTGCCGCAGATCGCGCTGTTCGCGCTGTTCGTCGGTGTCGCGATGGGTGTCGGGCTCTCGCTGGTCGTCGCGTGGGCGTACCGCACGAGGGCGCGGATCGAGAGCGAGACGTCGCTCGTCGTCCCCGACGGCGTCACCGCGGTGCTGGGCAGCATGGACGACGCGGCCTGCGTCGTCGACACCTCGGGATTCGTCCTCGCGGCCTCGAAGCCCGCCGCGCGCTTCGGCATCGAGGTCGGGGCGCCCCTGGAGAACCCGGAGCTCAGACAGCTCGTGCGCAGCGTGCGCGCGGACGGCGCGCCGGCCACCGAGTCGCTGAGGCTCACGCGGGGAGGGCTCAGCCTCGACCCACGACTCGTCTCGGCGCGCGCCAGCGCAATCAGTCCACGCATGTCGCTGCTCGTGATCCGCGACGTCACGGAGCAGGAGCGCCTCGACCAGATGCGCCGCGACTTCGTCGCGAACACGAGCCACGAGCTGAAGACCCCGGTCGGTGCGGTCACGCTCCTCGCCGAGGCGATCGAGTCGGCGTCGGACGACCCCGCCCAGGTGCGGCACTTCGCCAGCCGGATCTCCGCCGAGGCGGCACGACTGGGCCAGCTCACCGGGCGCATCATGAGCCTGTCCCGCCTCCAAGCCGACGACGCCCTCTCCGATGCGCGGTCGGTGTCGATCGACGAGGTGCTGGCGTCGGCGATCGAGGCGCACGTCGTGCAGGCCGACTCGGGCGGTGTCGAGATCGCCCGCGGCGGCGACCGGGGCGTGTGGGTGCGCGGCGACTCGCAGATCCTCATCGAGGCCTTCGGCAACCTCATCGCCAACGCCGTGGCCTACTCGCCGCGGGGATCGCGCGTCGGCGTGGGGGTGAAGGCCGACGGCGAGGTCGTCGAGGTCGCCGTGTCCGACCAGGGCATCGGCATCGCGGAGGCCGACCGCGAGCGCATCTTCGAGCGCTTCTACCGCGCGGACGAGGCGCGGTCGCGCCGCACGGGCGGCACGGGCCTCGGGCTGTCGATCGTCAAACATGCGACGCAGCGGCACGGCGGCGAGGTGCTGTTGTGGTCGAGGCCCGGACGGGGATCGACCTTCACCATCCGGCTTCCCATGATCGACGCCCCCTCGGGGCTGGATCAGGGCAAGAAGAGCAAGAAGAAGCGCGAGCGCAAGGCCGCGAAGGCCGCAGCACGCGTCCGAAACGGAGAGAACGAATGA
- the ispD gene encoding 2-C-methyl-D-erythritol 4-phosphate cytidylyltransferase gives MTLIPVPDTAIIVVAAGSGTRLDGGAPKAFVGIDAHSILRHALDGVFAAAPAQIVVVAPAGFEGDAETELRAAAGDRSDLGRVVTGGDTRQQSVAAGLAALWGDVRTVLVHDAARALTPPEVIDAVRGAVDAETGILPTLPVVDTLKRVDGDAVVGPIDRSELAAAQTPQGFPRALLERAYERAVADGIEYTDDAALFAAAGHGVRHITGSARGFKITTPADLERARHLLAESAPSASEPDAQRPVATRVGIGTDVHAFGGEGDLWLAGLEWQGEQPLSGHSDGDAVAHAIVDALLGAAGLGDIGEHFGTAHPEYAGAHAAVFLARTRELLADAGFEIGNVSAQFQGNRPRFSARRVEAERVLSAALGGAPVSITATTTDGLGFTGRGEGISVTAIALIHSNGRRAGKES, from the coding sequence GTGACCCTGATACCTGTCCCGGACACCGCGATCATCGTCGTGGCCGCCGGCTCCGGCACCCGCCTCGACGGCGGGGCTCCCAAGGCGTTCGTCGGGATCGACGCGCACTCGATCCTGCGCCACGCGCTCGACGGCGTCTTCGCCGCAGCGCCGGCCCAGATCGTGGTCGTCGCACCAGCGGGATTCGAGGGAGACGCCGAGACCGAGCTGCGCGCGGCCGCAGGAGACCGCTCCGACCTCGGCCGCGTCGTCACGGGAGGCGACACCCGTCAGCAGTCCGTCGCCGCCGGACTCGCGGCGCTGTGGGGCGACGTGCGCACCGTGCTCGTCCACGACGCGGCCCGCGCCCTGACTCCGCCCGAGGTCATCGACGCGGTGCGGGGCGCCGTCGACGCCGAGACCGGCATCCTGCCGACGCTCCCGGTCGTCGACACCCTCAAGCGGGTGGACGGGGATGCCGTGGTCGGGCCCATCGATCGCTCCGAGCTCGCCGCGGCGCAGACGCCGCAGGGCTTCCCGCGCGCGCTCCTCGAACGCGCCTACGAGCGGGCGGTCGCCGACGGCATCGAGTACACCGACGATGCCGCTCTCTTCGCCGCGGCCGGCCACGGGGTACGGCACATCACCGGATCGGCGCGGGGGTTCAAGATCACCACACCGGCAGACCTGGAGCGGGCCAGACATCTGCTCGCCGAGTCCGCGCCGTCGGCGTCGGAGCCCGACGCGCAGCGTCCCGTCGCGACCCGTGTCGGCATCGGCACCGACGTCCATGCGTTCGGGGGCGAGGGGGATCTCTGGCTCGCCGGACTCGAGTGGCAGGGCGAGCAGCCGCTGTCCGGTCACAGCGACGGCGACGCCGTGGCGCACGCCATCGTCGATGCGCTCCTGGGGGCCGCCGGGCTCGGCGACATCGGAGAGCACTTCGGCACGGCCCATCCCGAGTACGCCGGTGCGCACGCCGCGGTCTTCCTCGCGCGGACGCGCGAACTGCTCGCCGACGCCGGCTTCGAGATCGGCAACGTCTCGGCGCAGTTCCAGGGAAACCGGCCGCGTTTCAGCGCACGCCGCGTCGAGGCCGAACGGGTGCTCTCGGCCGCTCTCGGCGGCGCTCCCGTGTCGATCACGGCCACGACCACAGACGGTCTCGGGTTCACGGGACGCGGCGAGGGCATCTCGGTCACGGCGATCGCCCTGATCCACAGCAACGGCCGCCGTGCCGGGAAGGAGTCATGA
- a CDS encoding DNA modification methylase, translating to MKSRLVASAAISALVLLGATGCTFITPQSTEIQYSASDGVNVSDTDGPLDVRNAFIVANDEGTVGNFIGAVVNPTSDKATLTITIAGIDPLTVTVPAGKTISFGTKDEDPLRIVGLDTKPGATIEMHFQSGDGAGTKTQVPVLDGKLPYYADLVPDAAESTPTPTPTPSDTAAPAPEE from the coding sequence GTGAAATCGCGCCTTGTTGCGTCTGCCGCCATCAGCGCCCTCGTTCTGCTCGGCGCCACGGGCTGCACCTTCATCACGCCGCAGTCGACGGAGATCCAGTACTCCGCCTCCGACGGCGTGAACGTCTCCGACACCGACGGCCCGCTCGACGTGCGCAACGCGTTCATCGTGGCCAACGACGAGGGAACGGTGGGCAACTTCATCGGAGCCGTCGTCAACCCGACCTCCGACAAGGCGACGCTCACGATCACGATCGCCGGCATCGACCCGCTCACGGTGACCGTGCCCGCGGGCAAGACGATCAGCTTCGGCACGAAGGACGAGGATCCGCTGCGCATCGTCGGCCTCGACACCAAGCCGGGCGCGACCATCGAGATGCACTTCCAGTCCGGAGACGGCGCCGGCACGAAGACCCAGGTGCCCGTCCTCGACGGCAAGCTCCCCTACTACGCCGACCTCGTGCCCGACGCGGCCGAGAGCACGCCGACGCCGACCCCCACGCCGAGCGACACCGCGGCGCCGGCTCCCGAGGAGTGA
- a CDS encoding response regulator transcription factor: protein MTRILLVEDEPDLADPLAYLLRREGYEVEIAEDGPGALTAFRERGADVVLLDLMLPGMPGTEVCRQIRSTSAVPIIMLTAKDSEVDIVVGLELGADDYITKPYSSRELLARMRAVLRRVVQAESELDERVLEGGRVSLDIDRHTVSVAGQQINMPLKEFELLEVLMRNSGRVLTRGQLIDRVWGSDYFGDTKTLDVHIKRIRSRIEENPGEPVMLVTVRGLGYRFEG from the coding sequence ATGACCCGCATCCTTCTCGTCGAAGACGAACCCGACCTGGCCGACCCGCTCGCGTACCTGCTGCGCCGTGAGGGCTACGAGGTGGAGATCGCCGAAGACGGCCCAGGCGCCCTCACGGCGTTCCGCGAGCGCGGCGCCGACGTCGTGCTGCTCGACCTCATGCTTCCCGGGATGCCGGGCACCGAGGTGTGTCGGCAGATCCGCTCGACCTCGGCGGTGCCGATCATCATGCTCACGGCCAAGGATTCCGAGGTCGACATCGTGGTGGGGCTCGAGCTCGGCGCCGACGACTACATCACGAAGCCGTACTCGTCGCGCGAGCTGCTCGCCCGCATGCGTGCGGTGCTGCGCCGCGTCGTGCAGGCCGAGAGCGAGCTCGACGAGCGCGTGCTCGAGGGCGGGCGCGTGAGTCTCGACATCGATCGGCACACCGTCTCGGTCGCCGGCCAGCAGATCAACATGCCGCTCAAGGAGTTCGAGCTGCTCGAGGTGCTGATGCGCAACTCCGGCCGGGTGCTGACCCGCGGGCAGCTCATCGACCGCGTGTGGGGCAGCGACTACTTCGGCGACACCAAGACGCTCGACGTGCACATCAAGCGCATCCGGTCCCGCATCGAGGAGAACCCGGGCGAGCCCGTCATGCTCGTCACCGTGCGCGGTCTCGGCTATCGCTTCGAGGGCTGA
- the phoU gene encoding phosphate signaling complex protein PhoU, with translation MREVFHQSLEDLQSRLVEIADLVTVSIDKATRAFATSDVALAEEVIADDAKIDELAVALDEQAIEILARQQPVARDLRIVVFALRVSASLERMGDMSEHIAQLARLRFPERAIPRGLKGTFTKMGELDVEISRTLTELLRTQDLRLADTIRNTDDDIDELHASVFEKVLSDNWKGEATATVDATLASRYHERFADHAVAVAKKVVYLATGDWQVQEEDIAFAVEQQEQLGHA, from the coding sequence ATGCGCGAAGTCTTCCACCAGTCCCTCGAGGACCTGCAGTCCCGCCTCGTGGAGATCGCCGACCTCGTCACGGTCTCGATCGACAAGGCCACCCGCGCCTTCGCCACGAGCGACGTCGCCCTCGCCGAGGAGGTGATCGCCGACGACGCCAAGATCGACGAGCTGGCGGTCGCGCTCGACGAGCAGGCCATCGAGATCCTCGCCCGTCAGCAGCCGGTCGCCCGCGACCTGCGCATCGTCGTCTTCGCGCTGCGCGTGAGCGCGTCGCTCGAGCGGATGGGCGACATGTCCGAGCACATCGCCCAGCTCGCACGCCTCCGGTTCCCCGAGCGCGCCATCCCGCGCGGCCTGAAGGGCACGTTCACGAAGATGGGCGAGCTCGACGTCGAGATCTCGCGCACGCTCACCGAGCTGCTGCGCACGCAGGATCTCCGTCTCGCCGACACGATCCGCAACACCGACGACGACATCGACGAGCTGCACGCCAGCGTCTTCGAGAAGGTGCTCAGCGACAACTGGAAGGGCGAGGCCACCGCCACCGTCGACGCCACGCTCGCCAGCCGCTACCACGAGCGTTTCGCCGACCACGCCGTGGCGGTCGCCAAGAAGGTCGTGTACCTCGCGACCGGCGACTGGCAGGTGCAGGAGGAGGACATCGCCTTCGCCGTCGAGCAGCAGGAGCAGCTCGGGCACGCCTGA
- a CDS encoding CarD family transcriptional regulator — protein MLFEVGETVVYPHHGAATIIEVKERIIKGETKKYLKLNVTQGDLIIEVPAENVDLVGVRDVIGKEGLDHVFEVLRAPFTEEPTNWSRRYKANLEKLASGDVIKVSEVVRDLWRRDQDRGLSAGEKRMLAKARQILISELALAEKIDEDKAGALLDEVLAS, from the coding sequence ATGCTTTTTGAGGTTGGCGAGACCGTCGTCTATCCGCACCATGGCGCTGCGACCATCATCGAGGTCAAGGAGCGCATCATCAAGGGCGAGACGAAGAAGTACCTGAAGCTCAACGTCACCCAGGGGGACCTCATCATCGAGGTGCCCGCTGAGAACGTCGATCTCGTGGGAGTTCGCGATGTGATCGGCAAGGAGGGTCTCGACCATGTCTTCGAGGTCCTGCGCGCGCCGTTCACGGAGGAGCCGACCAACTGGTCGCGCCGCTACAAGGCGAACCTCGAGAAGCTCGCTTCGGGTGATGTCATCAAGGTGAGCGAGGTCGTGCGCGACCTGTGGCGCCGTGATCAGGATCGCGGCCTGTCGGCCGGAGAGAAGCGGATGCTGGCGAAGGCCAGGCAGATCCTCATCTCCGAGCTCGCACTGGCCGAGAAGATCGACGAGGACAAGGCGGGCGCACTGCTCGACGAGGTCCTCGCCTCCTGA
- a CDS encoding short chain dehydrogenase, which yields MMRVLVIGAHGSVGRTAVAALGGHDVIEASRSGDHPVDATDPASIERLFSEVGEVDAVIVALGSVAFRPLADLSRDDYESAFRSKVLAQLDVVRIGTPFVRDGGSFTLTSGILAREPIATGAAASLVNGALESFVLAAATELPRGIRINAVSPSVLEDAPSYHASFPGFVPVSSHRVGQAFAKSVLGVQTGRVLAVD from the coding sequence ATGATGAGGGTCCTCGTCATCGGAGCCCACGGATCCGTCGGCCGCACGGCCGTCGCCGCCCTCGGAGGGCACGACGTGATCGAGGCGTCGCGCAGCGGCGACCATCCCGTCGACGCCACCGACCCGGCGTCCATCGAGCGCCTGTTCTCGGAGGTGGGAGAGGTGGATGCCGTGATCGTCGCGCTCGGGAGCGTCGCCTTCCGCCCGCTCGCCGACCTGAGCAGGGACGACTACGAGTCGGCTTTCCGCAGCAAGGTGCTCGCACAGCTCGACGTCGTGCGGATCGGCACGCCCTTCGTGCGCGACGGAGGGTCGTTCACGCTGACGTCGGGCATCCTCGCCCGCGAGCCCATCGCGACCGGCGCGGCCGCGTCGCTCGTCAACGGCGCTCTCGAGTCCTTCGTGCTGGCCGCCGCGACCGAGCTGCCGCGCGGGATCCGCATCAACGCCGTGAGTCCCTCCGTGCTGGAGGACGCCCCGTCGTACCACGCGTCGTTCCCGGGCTTCGTCCCCGTCTCGTCGCACCGGGTCGGGCAGGCCTTCGCGAAGAGCGTGCTCGGGGTGCAGACCGGGCGCGTGCTCGCCGTCGACTGA